The following DNA comes from Miscanthus floridulus cultivar M001 chromosome 5, ASM1932011v1, whole genome shotgun sequence.
CGCAAGTCGGCAAAGTGGCGGAAAAAAGAAATCCGAAACAATTCCAAAGACTTCCAAAGGAGAAGCTCCGCAGCCGACCAACACGGACGGGAAACAGGTTACAGCAGGAATGGCTACACCAAATCTGATACACCAAGCCTGTGCAGTTAGCAGTTTGAAGTCAACCTCGTTGAGCCCTTCACTCGCGAGTCACTAACCAGCACACCACCTATCCACTGCATGTTTTATTATATGTTCAGGCATTCTTCCTGTTTATGTCGACAAATTCAAACAGAAATACGATCAGAAACTGGAGGTGCACGTGCACCCTATTGACGCCAAGACACGAAAGGGATGGACATTACAAATCGTAGAACTCTTGCTCTTCCTGGAATTTGGCAGCTTCAGATTGAAGGTTCACTGATTCACGCCTAGTGCTGGGCACCCAACATATGTTAGTTCAGCTCCTAAGAACTGAGCATCCCGTCTCGTTAGAAAAGTTAAGTCTTACAAACATGAGATTGTATCTTCTCATCGATAATAAACTGAAACAGTTGATTCATTGTGGTTTTGCTGCACATAATCGAGCCTTGCCAGGGTTGAGCAGAGATTCTGACATTATCCAACCCTGAAACACAAAACACAATGTGGTTGGTTGTCATTGTCAGAACTAACTCGCATATATGATGGACAGGTGCATTTATCATAAAGATAGGGAGTTTTTACCTGTTCCCTAGCTTTCTTCTTGAATGTTCCATATGATGAGGAAACAATTTTGCAAGATTCAGCGATGTGCGCCAGGAAATCCATGTTTCTAGAGTACAGATGCTCTGATCGGTCAGGATTTGcctgcttctgcttctgcttcaGCCTCCGTGCATGTGATGCATTAATAAAATGCAGTAGCACATGAGCCTGCGCAGCAGAAACACATATAACGAAACCAAAACATATATACCAATTACATCGCAGTGAGAAATGCTTACATGGAAAGCAGCTTTGATAATATCGTCTGATTTTGCTTGGTCCTTGAGCAAAGCATATACTTTATCCTTTGTTGGGTTATATGTTACCATGTATCTCTCATCCTATAATTAAGAGATACCAAATGTTAGTCATACCAAAAGAACAAATTCAAAATGCAAAATTACTTCACATATATGATAGCACGGAGTAGTTTCTGGATATGTTTTTTAATTGATGGTGCCCAGAGAGGGCGTACCTCAAACAGAGGTCTTATGGCAAGAAATGAAGCTGGCTCTTGAAATGCTTCTCCAAATCTTGACCCTGAAATACAGTCGAAATAGAATATAAAAAAACCGTCACCAGTATCTCAAGAAAGGAACACCATTTGAATAACACTTGCAATTGCACAAACCTATTGCGACTGGCTCATGCCGCCAAGGTGGATTAAATATCGTCTCCTGTGAGTTTCCTTCCTTCAAGGAGGGAATGTGACCTGCATCATAGAAAATTAAAGATTCAAGAACTTGATAAATACAATTCAAATTTTCGAGTTAATACTTCTAGAGATCTAGAAAAGTCGGAAACAAGTTTCACGCTTGGAATAAGACTGGACTATGTACGAATGAAAAGGGAAAATAAGATGTCTTTTAAAATCTTTGGACTCCATTTTCAGTATGCATCTTCTATAGATCCATAGCACGGCAGCATCCCATTTAAAAAATAAGCAAATTTTCCTACAAGTTTCAGCATTCATCAAAAAAATCTTAGGTGCTAGCTTTTATATATGATATATAAAGCCCTACAGTTTTCAAACGAAATACCACTTCAATGGCCCAAAGAACAATTGAATATGGACCCACCAAGCAGGTATTTGAGCACTTTCCAGAACAATTCAAACATAAGTTTTCAAGTTTGACCTACCAGTTTTAATGAAAGAATCCACTGCGACGGTAAACCTCGCCCTGTTTAGGGTATTCAGCACAACAGATCTCACCTGTTAATCAACAATATCAAATTATTAAACATAGAGTCAGTATAGGTGATACACTAGAGGAATGAAAGCAAACCTCTTGATATGAACTCAGGAGATATCCACAGGATAGGAAGGCAAATGAAGTCACCAGTGAGGGATTCCTTTTTGAGATAAAGATACTCAGACCAGTACCAAGCTTCAGATGTAATAAACAAAAAGGAGTCAGTATAGCTGATAAATCATGTTAACATATGAGAACAATAACATTTGAAAGCAAGCAGAAGCCATTCTGTATTGATTGTAGTGCAGTGAAAAGGCAAACCAAATTTTGTCAAACATGAGCACCTTATACTAACAAAAAAAGGGTGTTTCATGAATATGTTAATTTGGCATGCCACCATGCAACAAGAATGATTTAGAGGTAACAGCATGATTAATTGATTTTTACCAGATCTGCAATGTTCCCAACAGATTCGCCTTTAGCAGTGACATCTCCAATGTTTTCTCCTCTCGCATAGGCCTTATAGATTGGAGTGCGAGTTGAAGTTGATGTAACAGCAGCGACATTCTACATGTTGCATGAAACAGAAAGGATGTTCTTCATCAATACTGTTGAAACAGAATAAGTCCAATTTGAAAATGCTGGTGCAGGTGAGGGCAAACCTTTACAACGTTGGCTACGCAAGCCATAGGCAAGAAAAACTGAGGGAATGCAGCAGTAGTTAATTCTATCCCAGCTCCTATTTCCAGCAACAGATCACTAGTGTACCGTAACTGCATATGATTTTTGTTTCAGTTCGTTTCCGTTATTGATATATATATTATGGGACCAATAAATTGGAAATGGATATTGAAAAAAGTGAACGGCATGTTTACCTGCTTTAAGTCATAGTCAAACTTCTTTCCTTGACGTGCAAAAAGCATTTTTCCGACTCGCCCAGCACCGTCCTGCGGTACAGGTGCAATGACAACCATATTACATTACAAGCCAGCTATGACATCCACATTCCTAAGCATTAAAGTTTGGTATAGTAGGAGAACAGAGTACGTGTTAATATGGCTAATATCTTGtgtgcaacaaaaaaaaaaaccaatagTTAAGGAAGGGTATTCTCTCTGGATAGTTAGATTATTGACTTGAATACATTATGCAGACTGAGAAATGAGAGCTCTGAATGAACATAATATTTTTACCTTGAGGATCCAATTGATAGCAATGGCCCCTGGTGTCACCTTGCTTTGAGAGACTCCAACAGAACTCAGCAAGGTTCTTGTTGTAAACACCCCCATCGCTCCACCAAAGAAGTGCTGAATAATGAACAAACCATTAAGTTTCAATTGATTTTTAGAATACCAGTAAAAGCTGACTGTTGAACATAAGTTCCACAAAATACCTTCAGAGCCCTCCAAGTCATGTAAGGTACATATGAAGGAGTAACACTGTCTGGAAACCCTTCAGGCACAACATACGATCTTATGAATGCCATTATTTCCTGCAACAATATTCCACAGTATACTTCATTTTTTAAGGTCCATAATTATGATCACTTGGAACAAATAAGCTTAAATTTCCACATGCCATTAAACAAAGTACGGGACTATGGAGAACAAAAGGTCGAGGCAAGTTTGAATTCCATTCCATTTTTTCAAAACTTGGAACATAACGTAGCTCCAAAATTAATAGTAACACAAGTCGTTATCATATTAAGTTGGAAGTAATTTTCCTAGCACTAGATAAAAATAAATGAGGCTCCAACAATCAAGTGGCTGAGAGCCTGAGGCCAACGTCTCTCACTTATCTAGGGCTTTTCCATAGGGACCAACGTAGTGAGACCAATAAATCTCACATCTAAATCAACCCAAGTTTCCAATTCTCTACAGTTCACGAGAACCAACTAAAACAAAAATTAATTCACGGCCTCGGAATTCACGACCACGACTAACTTCCCCAATTTCGTGTCAACTTACCTCGAAATTACCGGGGCTACTCCAATTTTAGTGTGCATCGTCCTATGAACGGGTAAACACATGTATCACAACCCTCGTGCATAGGCATACCGATTCGATCAATACCCAAATATCGAATCAGCAATCTGATATATGACTTCTATTTACAAAAACCAATTGAACAAACACCCTAGCAAACAATCCAATCCAATTGCTCAAAAACCGCAAACAAGTCTCCCAAATCAAACGCTCGTAACCGCAGCAGAGCCATTTTGCCAACTGTAACCAACACCAAACATAACAGAAAGCCACGATTCCACTCAGCTGCTCACCTCGGCAGGCGGAAGCGGCGACTGCAGCGGCACGGCCCTGACGGAGGCCCCAGCGGGGACGGCGGCCCCGCCCCCGCCCCTCCCCTTCGCGGCCCCGCCGTCCACCACGTAGCTCCACCGCCTCCCGTCCACCTCCTCCAGGCACAGGAACCCCTGCAGCGCCGCGGCGGGCGCCGGCCTCTCCGTGGACGCTGGCGCCTCGGCGGGCTGCGACGGGATCGTGGACCGCATGACATCGCGCACAGCCAGCCGCGTCTCGGGCGGCGGCAGCGTGATGGTCTGCGTGGCGGAGCGCTTCAGCCCCACCGCTGGCGCCATGGCTGCCGCGTCCGGAGGACGGAGGCGACGCCGAGGCCGAGAccgaggtcgaggtcgaggcgTAGTCAGGTGGGCGGAAGAAAAATTACTTGGCGAGTCTCGCGATGGGCGCAGAGGTGGCTGGCAGTGGTTAGAGAGAGGAGAGAGTTATAAAAGGCGGACGACGCGAACAATGCCAAGATGGAGAGGAGGCGAGCGGCTTTtatggccccgtttggcaggaATTAAATTTTTGGAAAAATGTTCCCGAAAGAAATCGATTATAATTCGAAGCATGGTTTTTTTTCAATTACTTCCTCTATTCTAAAATAAATTTAATTTCTTTTCGATGAGACACAAGGAGTACACGGTACTCATCTCTCTATTATGAGCACCTTCTAAACACCAGGCAACCCGAAGAAACTAATAACCATATTTATTCGAGCAGCCAAGAGCGCGATTacagctccaacagatccctaaatacgcaagctccgcctcgcccggtctCTGAGGGCGACCTTCGTCTCGCCCAACACCGagaccgcgggctccgcctcgcccgacctctaggggcgggctccgcctcgcccgattcttgggtttgcgctccgacTCGTCCGGCCtatgagggcgggctccgcctcacccgaccctttggggtaggctccgcctcgcccaacctctgagggctggctccatctcgtccgacctctgagggctggctccgcctcgcccggactctgagggtgggctccgcttcgcccgacctctgagggctggctccgtctcgcccgacccttgggtttgcgcttcgcctcacccggcctctagggggactccgcctcgaccgaccccaaAGTTAGGGGATCCATCTCGcctgacggagacccataccgccgccaaccactccaggtccaagcgaatggccctgggtcaaagctctgacatcaGGGAGGTGACCGGGACACcccgatataacccgtggccatgacggaccATACCTGGGGACTCACATCAGGAATATCGTCGGGCGTACCAGTGTTGTTCTGTCTAACCCTTGTACGAGCACTGACAGGCACGTCAGTCCATCACGACGTTCgccaggacagagtggagcgccacgaccggaAGACGACGCCTGCATATGGCGCCAGTAAcggacagggccacgacgtggaacTGTCCCTGTTTAtgtctacagggtcggcgggacccgtgtgaaggaaaagaagaacccggcgatcctggaggacttcttcttcttctcattctcctctttttcctctactgtaacccgtgctttctcttggcctataaaaggaaaagcagagCGTCCCATAAAGGGCATCGCAACACATCGCATCAATTCGGACTCGAATCCATCGAACCCCGAATCAATCAGAACACACAAGCATACAAACGGGAAGCgatcgagctctcggcacccgttcgctcctctcactagagacttgggacatgtccctctttcgaccgtttgtaacccctactataaacttttagtgctagtaacacgagtagcAACAACGaattggacatagggacattctacccaaacctatataaacctcatgtcctcttagcacaccatccg
Coding sequences within:
- the LOC136453859 gene encoding protein root UVB sensitive 6-like — translated: MAPAVGLKRSATQTITLPPPETRLAVRDVMRSTIPSQPAEAPASTERPAPAAALQGFLCLEEVDGRRWSYVVDGGAAKGRGGGGAAVPAGASVRAVPLQSPLPPAEEIMAFIRSYVVPEGFPDSVTPSYVPYMTWRALKHFFGGAMGVFTTRTLLSSVGVSQSKVTPGAIAINWILKDGAGRVGKMLFARQGKKFDYDLKQLRYTSDLLLEIGAGIELTTAAFPQFFLPMACVANVVKNVAAVTSTSTRTPIYKAYARGENIGDVTAKGESVGNIADLLGTGLSIFISKRNPSLVTSFAFLSCGYLLSSYQEVRSVVLNTLNRARFTVAVDSFIKTGHIPSLKEGNSQETIFNPPWRHEPVAIGSRFGEAFQEPASFLAIRPLFEDERYMVTYNPTKDKVYALLKDQAKSDDIIKAAFHAHVLLHFINASHARRLKQKQKQANPDRSEHLYSRNMDFLAHIAESCKIVSSSYGTFKKKAREQGWIMSESLLNPGKARLCAAKPQ